The Humulus lupulus chromosome 3, drHumLupu1.1, whole genome shotgun sequence genome window below encodes:
- the LOC133822067 gene encoding BTB/POZ domain-containing protein At5g03250-like has protein sequence MACMMKLGSKSEVFNLDGQTWSCSTGLLSDVTVEVGQISFHLHKFPLLSRSGFLENLIGESSGKDENKCTTLQLHDLPGGAKVFLLIAKFCYGVKVELNASNIVSIRCAAEYLQMTEDYGEGNLILQTENFLNEIFGHWTDSLKVLETCEEVLSYAEELHIVSRCINSLAMKACANPGLFSCPVSGGRSAVQSPESGVFWNGICTTAKQHPVGEDWWYEDVSFLKLPLYKRLILAVESRGMKPERIAGSIIQYTNKNLCLLGRKTSFRNGNHVASVSTISSQPDADQRNLLEEIVRLLPYQKGVTPTNFLLRLLRTSMILHTNLSCRDNLEKRIGAELDQVVLEDLLIPSMGYSMETLYDIDCVQRILDHFMIVDRETSDSTSNSVVDEGQLVGGSHSLTPITMVANLIDGFLAEVAPDTNLKLMKFQSLAAVIPEYARPLDDGIYRAIDIYLKAHPWLTDSEREQICRLMNCQKLSLEASTHAAQNERLPLRVIVQVLFFEQLRLRTSVAGWFFVSDNLDNVQNHSGNLALARNEASNRAATGIGTSTQGQVGVVDNIRERVSELEKECLSMKEELEKLVKTKGSWNMIFRKLGFRSKS, from the exons ATGGCGTGCATGATGAAGCTGGGATCTAAGTCTGAAGTTTTTAACCTCGATGGCCAAACATG GAGTTGCTCAACCGGACTTCTTAGTGATGTGACTGTTGAAGTTGGACAAATTTCCTTTCATCTTCACAAG TTTCCATTGTTATCCAGAAGTGGCTTTTTAGAAAACCTTATTGGAGAATCTTCTGGGAAAGATGAGAATAAATGTACAACTTTGCAACTACATGACTTGCCTGGTGGAGCCAAAGTCTTCTTGTTAATAGCCAAGTTCTGTTATGGTGTGAAAGTAGAACTCAATGCATCAAACATTGTTAGCATTAGATGTGCAGCGGAATATCTTCAAATGACTGAGGATTATGGAGAGGGAAACCTCATTTTACAAACAGAGAACTTTCTGAATGAGATCTTTGGCCATTGGACAGACTCACTTAAAGTGCTTGAAACCTGTGAAGAGGTTTTGTCTTATGCAGAAGAGCTTCATATTGTGTCGAGATGCATCAACTCGTTGGCTATGAAAGCTTGCGCGAATCCAGGTTTGTTTAGTTGCCCAGTCTCAGGAGGTCGCAGTGCTGTGCAAAGCCCAGAAAGTGGTGTGTTTTGGAATGGAATATGTACTACAGCCAAACAACATCCAGTTGGAGAAGATTGGTGGTATGAAGATGTGTCCTTCCTCAAGTTACCTCTGTATAAACGTTTAATTCTTGCTGTTGAATCAAGAGGCATGAAACCTGAGAGGATTGCCGGGTCCATAATTCAGTACACAAATAAGAATCTTTGCTTGTTAGGTAGGAAAACAAGCTTCCGAAATGGGAACCATGTAGCCTCCGTATCAACCATTTCTTCTCAACCTGATGCAGATCAGAGGAATCTCCTTGAAGAGATAGTGAGATTACTACCTTATCAAAAGGGTGTGACACCAACCAATTTTCTTCTTAGGCTTCTAAGAACATCTATGATTTTGCATACTAATCTTTCGTGTCGAGATAATTTGGAAAAACGAATAGGGGCAGAGTTGGATCAGGTAGTTCTTGAAGATCTTCTAATACCAAGCATGGGGTACTCAATGGAGACCCTTTATGACATTGATTGTGTTCAGCGGATTCTTGATCACTTTATGATAGTGGATCGTGAGACAAGTGACAGTACTTCGAATTCTGTGGTAGATGAGGGGCAGCTGGTAGGAGGTTCTCATTCACTGACCCCAATTACCATGGTGGCTAATCTGATagatggttttcttgctgaggtAGCACCTGATACTAATCTGAAGCTGATGAAATTTCAGTCATTGGCTGCTGTTATCCCTGAGTATGCCAGACCATTAGATGATGGAATTTACCGTGCAATTGATATATACctcaag GCTCATCCTTGGCTAACTGACTCTGAGAGGGAGCAAATTTGCAGGCTTATGAACTGCCAGAAGCTCTCATTGGAAGCCAGCACTCACGCAGCTCAGAACGAAAGGCTACCACTCAGAGTTATTGTCCAAGTTCTATTTTTCGAACAACTTAGGCTTCGAACCTCAGTTGCTGGTTGGTTCTTTGTCTCTGACAACCTTGACAATGTGCAAAATCATAGTGGGAATCTTGCACTTGCACGGAACGAAGCATCCAATCGCGCTGCAACTGGCATAGGTACAAGCACACAAGGTCAAGTTGGGGTGGTTGATAACATTAGGGAGAGAGTTTCTGAGCTAGAGAAAGAATGTTTGAGCATGAAAGAAGAACTTGAGAAGTTGGTTAAGACGAAAGGGAGCTGGAATATGATCTTCAGAAAGCTTGGATtcagatcaaagtcatag